The following are from one region of the Mesorhizobium sp. B4-1-4 genome:
- a CDS encoding cytochrome c oxidase subunit II: protein MAVALVLVLIVVGSVSFHLLSPWWWTPIASNWDYIDNTIIITFWITGVVFAAVVLFMAYCVFRFRHREGNRAAYEPENKRLESWLTIVTAVGVTTLLVPGLFVWSRFVTVPSDATEVEVIGQQWQWSFRLPGKDGKLGTSETRDVSADNPLGIIPGDPNGQDDVVVEAADLHLQVGKPVKMLLRSIDVLHDFFVPEFRAKMDMVPGSVTYFWFTPTKTGTFQVLCAELCGQGHPLMHGVVVVDTQQDYLAWLGQQQTFAQLSAPQKTGSADQASGTMASGLNVAAKLETVGSR from the coding sequence ATGGCCGTAGCGCTTGTACTCGTTTTGATTGTAGTGGGCTCGGTGTCGTTTCACCTCCTGAGCCCATGGTGGTGGACGCCGATTGCCTCGAACTGGGACTATATCGACAACACCATCATCATCACCTTCTGGATCACCGGCGTCGTCTTCGCCGCCGTGGTTCTATTCATGGCCTATTGCGTCTTCCGCTTCCGTCATCGGGAAGGCAACCGGGCTGCCTACGAACCGGAAAACAAGCGGCTCGAATCGTGGCTAACGATCGTCACCGCAGTTGGGGTCACGACGTTACTGGTTCCCGGCCTGTTCGTCTGGAGCCGGTTTGTTACCGTTCCAAGCGACGCGACCGAGGTCGAGGTCATTGGCCAGCAATGGCAATGGAGTTTCCGCCTGCCCGGCAAGGATGGCAAGCTCGGCACGTCGGAGACCCGCGACGTCAGTGCCGATAATCCGCTGGGGATCATCCCCGGCGATCCCAATGGTCAGGACGATGTCGTGGTCGAAGCCGCTGATCTGCATTTGCAGGTCGGCAAACCGGTCAAGATGCTGCTTCGCTCCATTGATGTGCTGCACGATTTCTTCGTGCCGGAATTCCGCGCCAAGATGGACATGGTCCCGGGCTCGGTCACCTATTTCTGGTTCACCCCGACCAAGACCGGAACCTTTCAGGTCCTTTGCGCCGAACTTTGCGGCCAAGGGCATCCTTTGATGCATGGTGTGGTCGTCGTCGACACGCAACAAGACTACCTGGCCTGGCTTGGTCAGCAGCAGACTTTCGCTCAGCTGTCGGCACCCCAGAAAACGGGCTCGGCAGACCAGGCATCGGGCACGATGGCGTCAGGTTTGAACGTTGCAGCAAAGCTCGAAACGGTCGGGTCTCGCTGA